A portion of the Bradyrhizobium manausense genome contains these proteins:
- a CDS encoding response regulator transcription factor has protein sequence MTPDRSLIVVEDDEGFARTLKRSFERRGYEVVLAASIEEVRKVLGDRSFGYAVVDLKLGGASGLACVELLHAHDEEMLIVVLTGFASISTAVEAIKLGACHYLAKPSNTDDIEAAFTKAEGNADVALDTRPTSIKTLEWERIHQTLIETDFNISEAARRLGMHRRTLARKLEKRPVK, from the coding sequence TTGACACCTGACCGTTCGCTCATCGTCGTCGAGGACGACGAAGGTTTTGCGCGCACGCTGAAGCGCTCATTCGAGCGCCGCGGCTACGAGGTCGTGCTTGCCGCCTCGATCGAGGAGGTCCGGAAGGTTCTGGGGGACCGATCCTTCGGCTACGCCGTGGTCGACCTCAAGCTCGGTGGCGCCTCCGGGCTTGCCTGCGTCGAGCTGCTGCATGCACATGACGAGGAGATGCTGATCGTGGTGCTGACGGGCTTTGCCAGCATCTCGACCGCGGTGGAGGCCATCAAGCTCGGCGCCTGCCACTACCTCGCCAAGCCTTCCAACACCGATGATATCGAAGCCGCCTTCACCAAGGCCGAAGGCAACGCCGACGTCGCGCTGGACACGCGGCCGACCTCGATCAAGACGCTGGAATGGGAGCGCATCCACCAGACATTGATCGAGACGGATTTCAACATTTCGGAGGCCGCAAGGCGGCTGGGCATGCATCGCCGCACGCTGGCGAGGAAACTCGAGAAGCGGCCGGTGAAGTAG